A genomic stretch from Acidobacteriota bacterium includes:
- a CDS encoding SIS domain-containing protein, whose product MKPEDHVAELDRALREFLRTRGPVLEAAAGALAGRLRAGGKVLIFGNGGSAAEAQHFAAELVNGFSRHDGPPGAAIALTADTSSLTAIGNDRGFDQVFSRQIEALGGPGDAAVALTASGRSPDVVLGLRAARSKGLLTIAFTGRGGGDLPPLADYLLDIPSRSTGRIQEAHLFLLHVLAERIEEG is encoded by the coding sequence ATGAAGCCGGAGGATCACGTCGCCGAGCTCGACCGGGCCCTGCGGGAGTTCCTTCGGACCCGCGGTCCCGTCCTGGAAGCCGCGGCCGGGGCCCTCGCCGGCCGGCTCCGGGCCGGGGGCAAGGTCCTCATCTTCGGCAACGGCGGGAGCGCCGCCGAAGCCCAGCACTTCGCCGCGGAGCTGGTCAACGGGTTCTCGCGGCACGACGGGCCGCCCGGAGCGGCCATCGCCCTGACCGCGGACACGTCCTCGCTGACGGCCATCGGCAACGACCGGGGTTTCGATCAGGTCTTCAGCCGCCAGATCGAGGCCCTGGGCGGGCCGGGAGACGCGGCCGTCGCCCTGACCGCGAGCGGGCGCTCTCCCGACGTGGTCCTGGGCCTGAGGGCGGCCCGTTCAAAGGGGCTGCTGACGATCGCCTTCACCGGGCGCGGGGGAGGGGACCTTCCGCCGCTGGCGGACTATCTTCTGGACATCCCGTCCCGTTCGACCGGCCGGATCCAGGAAGCGCACCTCTTCCTCCTGCACGTCCTTGCGGAAAGGATCGAAGAGGGTTAG
- a CDS encoding ATP-binding protein → MDAVKPRPADRSGPVERRSVLLYNIYRLVVLTSLLVSALIIQFSSPEAGPNLPFYYVILAGCGFAAVCFGLYAWGRALAVQAYLQVVFDLLFITAFVYISGGIGSSMYFLYVFPVIAASLVLSGRSGFLAASLAAILFGALVDGAYAGLFPPFRPDQAVRPPLGTMLVTLFIAWAVFFVIAALMSKLTVSLRRTREALRAAEKELLVRERLSEAGRVSASLAHEIRNPLAAISGSVQVLKKELALSAEQKELMDIVLRESERVSHSLEQFLDFALPAKQIFAPINLRDIMDETVKMLLVGGEIDGKVEVEGNYRTADVPFIGNAGQFRQVFWNLIKNALKAMPGGGRLRLDFPEHGRKDVRIVVADTGRGMSGEDQAHLFEPFYSGFENGRGLGLSIVRKIIDDYDGRIDIRSAPDEGTEVQIILPLRKGAGA, encoded by the coding sequence ATGGACGCCGTCAAACCCCGACCGGCAGACCGTTCCGGCCCGGTCGAGCGCCGCAGCGTCCTCCTCTACAACATCTATCGCCTGGTCGTGCTGACCTCGCTCCTGGTTTCGGCCCTGATCATCCAGTTCTCCTCGCCCGAGGCCGGCCCGAACCTGCCGTTCTACTATGTTATCCTGGCCGGCTGCGGGTTCGCGGCCGTCTGCTTCGGCCTCTATGCCTGGGGCCGGGCCCTGGCCGTCCAGGCCTATCTCCAGGTCGTTTTCGATCTGCTCTTCATCACCGCTTTCGTCTACATCTCGGGGGGCATCGGCTCCTCGATGTACTTCCTCTACGTCTTCCCCGTCATCGCCGCCAGCCTGGTCCTGTCCGGGCGCTCGGGCTTCCTGGCCGCGTCGCTGGCGGCCATCCTCTTCGGCGCCCTGGTCGACGGCGCCTACGCCGGGCTCTTTCCGCCCTTCCGGCCGGACCAGGCCGTCAGGCCGCCCCTAGGGACGATGCTGGTGACGCTCTTCATCGCCTGGGCCGTCTTCTTCGTCATCGCCGCCCTGATGAGCAAGCTGACGGTCAGCCTGCGCCGGACCAGGGAGGCCCTGCGGGCCGCCGAGAAGGAGCTCCTCGTCCGGGAGCGCCTGTCCGAGGCCGGCCGCGTCTCGGCCAGCCTGGCCCACGAGATCCGCAACCCCCTGGCGGCCATCTCCGGCTCGGTCCAGGTGCTCAAGAAGGAACTGGCCTTGAGCGCCGAGCAGAAGGAGCTCATGGACATCGTCCTCAGGGAATCGGAGCGAGTCTCCCACAGCCTGGAGCAGTTCCTGGATTTTGCCCTGCCGGCCAAGCAGATCTTCGCCCCGATCAACCTGCGCGACATCATGGACGAGACGGTCAAGATGCTCCTGGTCGGCGGGGAGATCGACGGCAAGGTCGAGGTGGAAGGCAACTACCGGACGGCCGACGTCCCCTTTATCGGCAACGCCGGCCAGTTCCGCCAGGTCTTCTGGAACCTGATCAAGAACGCCCTCAAGGCCATGCCCGGCGGCGGCCGGCTTCGGCTCGACTTCCCGGAGCACGGCCGGAAAGATGTCCGCATCGTCGTCGCCGATACCGGCCGGGGCATGTCCGGAGAGGACCAGGCCCATCTCTTCGAGCCCTTCTATTCCGGGTTCGAGAACGGGCGCGGCCTGGGCCTGTCGATCGTCCGCAAGATCATCGACGACTACGACGGCCGGATCGACATCCGGTCGGCCCCCGACGAGGGGACGGAAGTACAAATCATCCTGCCTCTGCGCAAGGGCGCCGGGGCGTGA
- a CDS encoding prepilin-type N-terminal cleavage/methylation domain-containing protein: MLKKMRGFTLIELLIVVAIIGILAALLIPNALAAIQKAKQKTAMKEIMTMSTGAMDYITDHGDWTNVTQNGAIANATGISVAIAPFYIKACPINDPWNTAYQCGVGDATNINSYLTGTAATDVGNDDFLFASYGRNGEVGALTYDPTNPEGSRYNVSGMSDFDNDLVAWSGNWVIAPATALVQNASGS, translated from the coding sequence ATGCTTAAAAAGATGAGAGGCTTCACCCTCATCGAGCTGCTGATCGTCGTCGCGATCATCGGCATCCTGGCTGCTCTTCTCATCCCGAACGCTCTGGCCGCCATCCAGAAGGCCAAGCAGAAGACGGCGATGAAAGAGATCATGACCATGTCCACGGGCGCCATGGACTACATCACCGACCATGGCGACTGGACGAACGTGACCCAGAACGGCGCCATCGCCAACGCGACCGGCATCTCGGTCGCCATCGCCCCGTTCTACATCAAGGCCTGCCCGATCAATGATCCGTGGAACACCGCCTATCAGTGCGGCGTCGGCGATGCCACGAACATCAACAGCTACCTGACCGGCACCGCGGCCACCGACGTGGGCAACGACGATTTCCTGTTCGCCTCCTACGGCCGGAACGGCGAGGTCGGCGCGCTGACGTACGACCCGACGAACCCTGAAGGCAGCCGCTACAACGTCAGCGGCATGAGCGATTTCGACAACGACCTCGTGGCTTGGTCCGGCAACTGGGTCATCGCCCCCGCGACGGCTCTGGTTCAGAACGCCTCCGGAAGCTGA
- a CDS encoding lysophospholipid acyltransferase family protein produces the protein MRTALLLLFYVLVVVAGLPFFLFCRLTGQRELPLGYGLWAMRVSRRVLGLRLDVSGLEGIDPGTPRVYMPNHGSLIDGPLMLMLIPGRARVILKQSVLRIPVVGPVMRFIGFVPVDRKGARSGKRSIDRAAVLMRERGYSFLIFPEGTRTLDGRLGPFRRGGFFLALETGAPIVPVTIAGSRELMPKGRPCARPGRIEVVFHRPVPVAGYTKETMGLLMDEVRSAILTGAGR, from the coding sequence ATGAGAACCGCGCTGCTCCTTCTCTTCTACGTCCTCGTGGTCGTCGCCGGGCTGCCGTTCTTCCTATTTTGCCGGCTGACGGGGCAGCGGGAGCTGCCGCTGGGGTACGGGCTGTGGGCCATGCGGGTCAGCCGGCGCGTCCTGGGGCTCCGGCTGGACGTGTCCGGCCTCGAAGGGATCGACCCGGGGACGCCCCGGGTCTACATGCCCAACCACGGCAGCTTGATCGACGGGCCCCTGATGCTCATGCTCATCCCCGGCCGGGCCCGGGTCATCCTCAAGCAGTCCGTCCTGCGCATCCCCGTCGTCGGGCCGGTCATGCGCTTCATCGGCTTCGTTCCCGTGGACCGGAAGGGCGCCCGGAGCGGCAAGAGAAGCATCGACCGGGCGGCGGTCCTGATGCGGGAGCGGGGCTACTCGTTCCTGATCTTTCCCGAGGGCACGCGGACGCTCGACGGCCGGCTCGGGCCGTTCCGCCGGGGCGGCTTCTTCCTGGCCCTCGAGACCGGGGCCCCGATCGTGCCCGTGACCATCGCCGGGAGCCGCGAGCTCATGCCCAAGGGGCGGCCCTGCGCGCGGCCGGGCCGGATCGAGGTCGTCTTCCATCGGCCCGTTCCCGTCGCGGGCTATACGAAGGAGACGATGGGCCTTCTGATGGACGAGGTCAGGAGCGCGATCCTGACCGGCGCCGGGAGGTGA
- a CDS encoding sigma-54 dependent transcriptional regulator — protein MDTILIIDDEKSLLDLLTVVFKKEGYGVKTAPSAAGGFEILAKEEVDLVVTDIKMPGADGMDILRYARENLPDLPVILITAYGSIAQAVEALKAGALDYVVKPFDVEELKIIVARGLAARRLRQENQLLKRDFKDRYGFEQMIGKSRAMQEIYILIEKVASTDSTVLITGESGTGKEMAARAVHLQGARRDHPFVSINCAALPENLLESELFGHVRGSFTGAVSDKKGMFELAQRGTLFLDEVGEMSPWTQVKLLRALQERKVRRVGGADEIPVDVRIIAATNQDLKKRIAEGKFREELFYRLNVISVDMPPLRKRTEDIPLLIGHFLQKYCDKMGKRPKRFTPDVVGLLEGYAWPGNIRELENVIERIVAIEDRETVTAACLPQEIVSPQKKKLETQELFAPGFNLTHHLDDLTKKYIQEALALTGGSLQKAAPLLGLSYRTIRYLIGKYDLNQVRKAEKRNGNGDRNPV, from the coding sequence ATGGATACGATCCTGATAATTGACGACGAGAAGAGCCTCCTCGACCTGCTGACGGTCGTCTTCAAGAAAGAAGGCTACGGCGTCAAGACCGCCCCGTCGGCCGCCGGCGGCTTCGAGATCCTGGCCAAGGAGGAGGTCGATCTCGTCGTCACGGACATCAAAATGCCCGGCGCCGACGGCATGGACATCCTCCGCTATGCCCGCGAGAACCTGCCCGACCTGCCGGTCATCCTCATCACGGCCTACGGCAGCATCGCCCAGGCCGTCGAGGCCCTGAAGGCCGGGGCCCTGGACTACGTCGTCAAGCCCTTCGACGTCGAGGAGCTGAAGATCATCGTCGCCCGGGGGCTGGCCGCCCGACGCCTGCGGCAGGAGAACCAGCTGCTCAAGCGGGACTTCAAGGACCGCTACGGCTTCGAGCAGATGATCGGCAAGAGCCGGGCGATGCAGGAGATCTATATCCTCATCGAGAAGGTCGCTTCGACCGACTCGACCGTCCTGATCACGGGGGAGAGCGGGACAGGCAAGGAGATGGCCGCCCGGGCCGTCCACCTCCAGGGCGCGCGGCGCGACCATCCCTTCGTCTCCATCAACTGCGCCGCCCTGCCCGAGAACCTGCTCGAGAGCGAGCTCTTCGGACATGTCCGCGGCTCGTTCACCGGAGCGGTCTCGGACAAGAAAGGGATGTTCGAGCTGGCCCAACGGGGCACCCTGTTCCTCGACGAGGTCGGCGAGATGTCGCCCTGGACCCAGGTCAAGTTGCTGCGGGCCCTCCAGGAGCGCAAGGTCCGCCGGGTGGGCGGGGCCGACGAGATCCCGGTCGACGTCCGCATCATCGCGGCGACCAACCAGGACCTCAAGAAGAGGATCGCCGAAGGCAAGTTCCGCGAGGAGCTGTTCTACCGGCTGAACGTCATCTCCGTCGACATGCCGCCCCTGCGGAAGAGGACGGAGGACATCCCCCTGCTCATCGGCCATTTCCTCCAGAAGTACTGCGACAAGATGGGCAAGAGGCCCAAGCGGTTCACGCCCGACGTCGTCGGCCTGCTCGAGGGCTATGCCTGGCCGGGTAATATCCGCGAGCTCGAGAACGTCATCGAGCGCATCGTGGCCATCGAGGACCGCGAGACGGTCACCGCCGCCTGCCTGCCGCAGGAGATCGTTTCGCCGCAGAAAAAGAAACTCGAGACCCAGGAGCTCTTCGCCCCGGGCTTCAACCTGACCCATCACCTCGACGATCTCACCAAGAAGTATATCCAGGAAGCGCTGGCCCTGACCGGCGGCAGCCTGCAGAAGGCGGCGCCGCTCCTGGGGCTGAGCTACCGGACCATCCGCTATCTCATCGGCAAATACGACCTCAACCAGGTCCGCAAGGCCGAGAAGCGGAACGGCAACGGGGACCGGAATCCCGTTTGA
- a CDS encoding DUF362 domain-containing protein codes for MTGRPCSRREFGRLLGTSALAAWPTAALAKAAARQAAGTGSVPLLQVALVACPDYEPGTLAAAIREGWRSSRPPDVRGKRVVLKPNMVDVSPERPIHTDPRLLEALVLHLGDQGAREIVLAEGTSHNRDSEDLFRRAGYEALARRRGIRLVDLNYDDLVTVPSVNPRATLLKKMSLPMTIREADVLISLPKMKTHKLAGITLGLKNMFGILPGMVYGWPKNTLHWNGIPLSICEINGTVKTHYTVVDGVIGMEGHGPVMGRAKKAGVLVMGDNALAVDATAARIMGVDPERVEYLALAHRIKLGSLRRQDIAVSGGRIESVRADFALDPEFAALRAARS; via the coding sequence ATGACCGGAAGGCCGTGTTCGCGACGGGAATTCGGCCGCCTGCTCGGGACCTCGGCCCTGGCCGCCTGGCCCACGGCCGCGCTGGCGAAGGCCGCGGCCCGGCAGGCCGCCGGGACGGGATCCGTTCCGCTCCTTCAGGTCGCCCTGGTCGCCTGTCCAGATTACGAGCCGGGGACGCTGGCCGCGGCCATCCGGGAAGGCTGGCGATCGAGCCGGCCGCCCGACGTCCGGGGCAAGCGGGTCGTGCTCAAGCCGAACATGGTCGACGTCTCCCCCGAGCGGCCGATCCACACCGACCCGCGCCTCCTCGAGGCGCTCGTCCTCCACCTCGGCGACCAGGGAGCGCGGGAGATCGTCCTGGCCGAAGGCACGTCCCACAACCGTGATTCCGAGGACCTTTTCCGGAGAGCCGGGTATGAGGCCCTGGCCCGCCGCCGCGGGATCCGGCTCGTCGACCTGAATTATGACGACCTGGTCACCGTCCCTTCCGTCAACCCACGGGCCACCCTGCTCAAGAAGATGTCCCTGCCGATGACCATCCGCGAGGCTGATGTCCTCATTTCCCTGCCCAAGATGAAGACCCACAAGCTCGCCGGGATCACGCTCGGCCTGAAGAACATGTTCGGTATCCTGCCCGGCATGGTTTACGGCTGGCCCAAGAACACGCTCCATTGGAACGGCATCCCGCTCAGCATCTGCGAGATCAACGGCACCGTCAAGACCCATTACACGGTCGTCGACGGCGTTATCGGCATGGAGGGCCACGGCCCCGTCATGGGCCGCGCCAAGAAGGCCGGCGTGCTGGTGATGGGCGACAACGCCCTGGCGGTCGACGCCACGGCGGCCCGGATCATGGGCGTCGATCCCGAGCGGGTCGAGTACCTGGCCCTGGCTCACAGGATCAAGCTGGGCTCCCTCCGCCGTCAAGACATCGCCGTCTCGGGCGGCCGGATCGAGAGCGTCCGGGCCGATTTCGCCCTTGACCCCGAGTTCGCCGCCCTCCGGGCCGCGAGATCCTGA
- a CDS encoding sulfatase, giving the protein MKSEPGTSGRRLVRLGIFLFLALWLAEAVTKVLAVLNEYTGDDLKSTITARLGEGLRVLAPAVLAYILTLLAIYVLFGVLNGHYASLLASRMARRWPRFSRSAPGVAFLAVNSVFLAGLYGLNAALYPASNLAFVRQSLAWVGGAGILKPLSLGLLAVYLLGFVILSLRCAEKKAAVASLVFWGALLAAPLDPAYLVGRALPRAAAVRHAAPNVIVIGLDSLNPLHTGYAGYPLPLTPNLDAFLRENVVFSNCYTPLARTFPSWYSILTGQYPVTNGVRLNLQNRKHIKSAALCLGHALKEQGYTTVHYTDEVRFSNITPAEGFDVLRHPLMGVKDFVFGSFHDFSLTNVFFNNPLGSLIFPFLRFNRAVFHLYDGRYFINDLVAALERLKSGKPFFLAAHLCIGHWPYYHASPREFRHRAGADARMALYDSAISIADAQLGRILGALKAAGLYDDAIVVVLSDHGESADGHGSDLRDSEQNRTLLAWKPAGGTAHRDVGRLVRTVDIAPTILDLLGFGTAGRAFDGQSLGPWLRGPGAPEPPDDRSVIMETEFSLDTPGGVGIALQSMIEQGAKFYEFDRTGLITVREEYFDVLIRRRNRALLTPAWKLVRDVIVRGPDESVRTTLFDLRADPACEKDVSAGRPEVFRDLWDRLSRYYGAELSTPAAKPDGGR; this is encoded by the coding sequence GTGAAGTCCGAACCAGGGACCTCGGGCCGCCGCCTCGTCCGCCTCGGCATCTTCCTCTTCCTCGCCCTGTGGCTGGCCGAAGCCGTCACCAAGGTCCTGGCCGTGCTCAACGAATACACCGGCGACGATCTCAAATCGACGATCACGGCGCGCCTCGGCGAAGGCCTGAGGGTCCTGGCGCCGGCCGTTCTCGCCTACATCCTGACGCTCCTCGCGATCTATGTCCTCTTCGGGGTCCTGAACGGGCACTACGCGTCACTGCTGGCCAGCCGGATGGCCCGGCGCTGGCCGCGCTTCTCGCGCTCGGCTCCGGGCGTCGCCTTCCTGGCCGTCAACTCGGTCTTCCTGGCCGGCCTGTACGGGCTGAACGCGGCGCTTTATCCGGCCTCCAACCTGGCCTTCGTCCGGCAGTCCCTGGCATGGGTCGGCGGCGCCGGGATCCTGAAGCCCCTGTCCCTGGGGCTGCTCGCCGTCTACCTGCTCGGCTTCGTCATCCTGAGCCTTCGCTGCGCCGAGAAGAAGGCCGCCGTCGCCTCCCTGGTCTTCTGGGGCGCGCTTCTCGCGGCGCCGCTCGACCCCGCCTATCTCGTGGGCCGGGCCTTGCCGCGGGCGGCGGCGGTTCGGCATGCCGCCCCCAACGTGATCGTGATCGGGCTCGACTCGCTCAATCCCCTCCACACCGGCTACGCCGGCTACCCCCTGCCCCTGACCCCCAATCTGGACGCGTTCCTGAGGGAGAACGTCGTCTTCAGCAACTGCTATACCCCCTTGGCCCGGACCTTCCCCTCGTGGTATTCGATCCTGACCGGCCAGTACCCGGTGACCAACGGCGTCCGCCTCAATCTTCAGAACAGGAAGCACATCAAGTCGGCGGCGCTCTGCCTCGGCCACGCGCTGAAGGAGCAAGGCTACACGACCGTCCACTACACCGACGAGGTCCGGTTCAGCAACATCACCCCGGCGGAGGGCTTCGACGTCCTCCGGCATCCGCTGATGGGGGTCAAGGACTTCGTCTTCGGCAGCTTCCATGATTTCAGCCTGACCAACGTTTTTTTCAATAACCCCCTGGGCAGCCTGATCTTCCCCTTCCTGCGGTTCAACCGGGCCGTCTTCCATCTCTACGACGGCCGGTATTTCATCAACGACCTCGTCGCCGCGCTCGAGCGGCTCAAGTCCGGGAAGCCGTTCTTCCTGGCCGCCCACCTGTGCATCGGCCACTGGCCCTATTACCACGCTTCCCCCCGCGAGTTCAGGCACCGGGCCGGCGCCGACGCGCGCATGGCCCTTTACGATTCGGCCATCTCGATCGCCGACGCCCAGCTCGGCCGGATCCTCGGCGCCCTCAAGGCCGCCGGCCTCTACGACGACGCGATCGTCGTCGTCCTGTCAGACCACGGGGAGTCGGCCGACGGCCACGGCTCCGACCTCCGTGACTCCGAGCAGAACCGGACCCTGCTCGCCTGGAAGCCGGCCGGGGGGACGGCCCATCGGGATGTCGGCCGGCTCGTCCGGACGGTCGATATCGCGCCCACGATCCTGGATCTCCTCGGGTTCGGGACGGCCGGCCGCGCCTTCGACGGGCAGAGCCTCGGGCCCTGGCTTCGCGGCCCCGGCGCCCCGGAGCCGCCGGACGACAGGTCCGTCATCATGGAGACGGAATTCTCCCTGGACACGCCGGGCGGCGTGGGCATCGCCCTGCAGTCCATGATCGAGCAGGGGGCCAAGTTCTACGAGTTCGACCGGACCGGCCTGATCACCGTCCGCGAAGAGTACTTCGACGTATTGATCCGGCGGCGGAACCGGGCCCTGCTCACGCCGGCCTGGAAGCTCGTCCGGGACGTCATCGTCCGGGGCCCCGACGAAAGCGTCCGGACGACCCTGTTCGATCTCCGGGCCGACCCCGCGTGCGAGAAGGACGTCTCGGCCGGGCGGCCGGAGGTCTTCCGCGACCTGTGGGACCGCCTGTCCCGGTATTACGGGGCCGAGCTGTCCACGCCGGCGGCGAAGCCCGACGGAGGCCGCTGA